A single genomic interval of Oryza sativa Japonica Group chromosome 7, ASM3414082v1 harbors:
- the LOC4342814 gene encoding uncharacterized protein, with translation MAIEMGKRKRPVDDGGDSSEPELPADIITHITGRLTSQVDFLNCRNVCPSWERALRGEARRLAAAVERVPWLLLAAKADGSYLGRRQAGDVAAVQLPGRHVRLGRREICLGCSSGWLVVANDFGYARLVNPLTAATAPLPPLWRLPYLDAAHGYDGCVGSFLYVDEHHRGGPGVAFSFDGLCDLVLLKAVVVDISDGGATVAVLYRREREFAMARTGQRSWRLVNNKLDGIVDMARHGDGKLYTVHLSGKVARWKFDCNVRRSPEILESVLVIDSPYHYVVKADNNVNAITMSREYEHDHRDRAGECCYLVGAPRGTLYLLKRVYKHKQVGSDGGGGGRTQRTTATFHVWHLTWASDGGMEWPATMDGAAIYHNLATFVSYTGAVCVGKRDADAVLAGGAVYFTEDAAGYAGAAMAEDFGVRRINIRRQKSRRITRMTRLDDESMKRIKDKLEDEESEEVKPLGRCMNWPPPFWFIPSLDDSLGAAPPGK, from the coding sequence ATGGCGATCGAGATGGGAAAGCGGAAGCGGCcggtggacgacggcggcgactcaTCCGAGCCCGAGCTCCCCGCCGACATCATCACCCACATCACCGGCCGCCTCACCTCGCAGGTCGACTTCCTCAACTGCCGCAACGTCTGCCCGTCCTGGGAGCGCGCGCTGCGCGGCGaggcgcgccgcctcgccgccgcggtggagCGCGTCCCGTGGCTGCTCCTCGCCGCCAAGGCCGATGGCTCCTACCTCGGCCGCCGTCAAGCGGGTGACGTCGCGGCTGTGCAGCTCCCCGGCCGCCACGTgcgcctcggccgccgcgaGATCTGCCTCGGGTGCTCGTCCGGGTGGCTCGTCGTGGCGAACGACTTCGGGTACGCGCGCCTCGTTAACccgctcaccgccgccaccgcgccgctcccgccgctctgGAGGCTGCCCTACCTCGACGCCGCCCACGGCTACGACGGGTGCGTCGGTAGCTTCCTGTACGTGGACGAACACCACCGCGGCGGGCCGGGCGTGGCGTTCTCGTTCGACGGCCTCTGCGACCTCGTCCTGCTcaaggccgtcgtcgtcgacatcagcgacggcggcgccaccgtcgccgtcctctacaggagggagagggagttcGCCATGGCACGCACGGGCCAGCGCTCGTGGCGTCTCGTCAACAACAAGCTGGACGGAATCGTCGACATGGCGAGGCACGGGGACGGCAAGCTCTACACGGTGCACCTCTCCGGCAAGGTCGCGCGCTGGAAGTTCGACTGCAACGTCCGCAGGTCGCCGGAGATTCTCGAGTCGGTGCTGGTCATCGACTCGCCCTACCACTACGTCGTCAAGGCGGACAACAACGTCAACGCCATCACCATGTCCCGGGAATACGAACACGACCACCGCGACCGCGCCGGCGAGTGCTGCTACCTCGTCGGAGCGCCGCGCGGCACGCTCTACCTCCTCAAGCGGGTGTACAAGCACAAGCAggtcggcagcgacggcggcggcggaggccggacGCAGCGCACCACGGCGACGTTCCACGTCTGGCACCTGACATGGGCCAGCGACGGCGGCATGGAGTGGCCGGCCACCATGGACGGCGCCGCCATCTACCATAACCTGGCGACGTTCGTCAGCTACACCGGCGCGGTGTGCGTCGGCAAGAGGGACGCCGacgccgtgctcgccggtgGCGCCGTGTACTTCACCGAGGACGCCGCCGGctacgccggcgccgccatggcggAGGACTTCGGCGTGAGGAGGATCAACATCAGGAGGCAAAAAAGCAGGAGGATCACGAGGATGACGCGGTTAGACGACGAGTCGATGAAGAGGATCAAGGACAAGTTGGAGGATGAGGAGAGCGAGGAGGTGAAGCCGCTCGGGCGATGCATGAACTGGCCTCCTCCGTTTTGGTTCATCCCAAGTCTTGATGATAGCCTTGGAGCTGCGCCGCCGGGGAAGTAA